CCATACCACGATTTTATCTGGTCCGCGGCCTATTGCGGCGACTTGTCGGCGTGGCAGCCGTTGCAGGCGTTGGGCGTGCCCAGAGAGACGCTGAGGTCGGGGCGAGGGATCCGGATGCTAGGATCGCGGCGCGGATCGACGACCATATAGGTGCGGGTCGGCATGTGACAGGAGGCGCATTGCGCGCCGGAGTCCGGCGCGTGTCGATGGTGGGCGGCAACGTCGTATTTCTCCGGCGCATGACACTGGAGACAGACCCCATTTCCGGGGGCGCGCAACTTCAAGCTGTGGGGATCGTGGCAATCGCTGCAGGTGACGCCGGCGCGGAACATCGCGCTCTGCAGGAACGAGCCGTACTCGTACACCTCGTCCTCGATCTGACCGTCGGCGAAGTAGAGACCCGTCTCGAGCAGCGCAGGTCGGTACCCGTCGAGGAGCGGCCGCCCGGGGACGGCGGCGTCACCGATTTCGCCGCGTCGCGTGTGGCACGGGGCGCAGGTCTCGACTTCCTCGTGCGAAGTCCGCGCCGGCGTACGGTGCGCGATGCCGCTCGGTCCCTCGAAGACCCACGTCGCGGGCTCCGGGTCGCCCAGCCGGACCCCGAGCGCCGCGCGGATCTCGGCGGGCGACGCTTTCGCGCGCGCCTTTGCCACGTGCGTCGAGGCGGGCCCGTGACAGGCTTCGCAGGACACGTCGAGCTCGGACCAAGTGGTCTCGTAGCGATCGCCGTCGAGCCGGTAGCCCTTGCGGAGATCGGTGGAATGGCAGCGTGCGCAGCGGTCGTTCCAGTTCTGGCTGGGCCGCGTCCAGTGGAGCACGTCGTCGTGCCCGATCGTGTCGTTCGGGTAGAGATGGAACCAGCGCTGTCCGCCCGACGCCGCGGGTCGCGAATCCCATGCGATCGACAGCGCCTGGTAGCGGCCGCCGGGCATCGGGACGAGGTATTGCTGGAGCGGGTCGACGCCGAACGTGTACGCAACGGCGTACTCGCGCATCGCCCCGTCCGGGCCGTCGGTGTAGACGAACGGCTTCCCGCCACGACGGTAGAAGTACGACGTCACGCCGGCGTACGTGAACGACGTGCCGTCGAAGTTGCCGAGCGCCGTCCGATCGTCGGCCACCTGCATGGCGAGATCGTGATGCGACCCCTGCCAGCGCTGCGCCTGGTCGGCGTGGCATTCCGCGCAGACCTGGCGGCCGACGTAGGCCGCGGGCGTGGGAGGCTCGGGCGCCGGCGCTCGGTGCGCGTCGCCCGACGGCTCGTTCGCGCGGCGCGCGACGAGCGCGACGGCCACGATCAGCGCGACCACGGCCACCGCGGCCAGCATGCGCCCGCGGCCGGGCGGCGGGGCCGGCGGTGCCGCGGCCGGACGCGATCGCTTCGTCTTCCTGCTCACGTCGGCCCTGACGGCGTGCCGCCGTGCTCGCTCACGGCGCGGGGGCGCTCGGCTGCCCCTCGCGCACGGCCCGCAGCCGGCCGCACAGCCACGTGGCCCAGTGCTGGAAGTTCTCGTCGACGTCCTCCCACGTCTCGGGATGGTCATGCCGCGACTGATGCGCGAACGAGCGGTTGACGCCTTCGGCGAGCACCTCGCGCGTCACGGAATCGCTGACCTCGCCCTCGATCGCGGCGGCGGCGACGAACGCGCGGGTGGTCGGGGCGAGCGGCCGCTGCGCGGTCCCTTTCGCCGGCTTGCCGCCGACCATCGTGTAGACGTCGAGCACCGGGTCGTCCCCCTTGGCCAGCGTCAGCGCGAGCCGGATGCGCATCGTGCCCGGACCGGGCTGGTCGACCAGCTGGATCTCCTTGCGCAGGCAAGCCTTCACTGCCGCGCTCTGGCCGATCGCGAGACGCTGGAGGTCGGCCTCGGGAATCTCGTCGAGGGACTTCCGCCCGCTGCGCCAGATGGTCACCGGCTCGAACAGCGCCTTGTCGTACTTCTTCCAATCGGCGTTCGGGTTACGATAGCGCAGATCGGCTTCGCCGGGTCCGCCCGGCTGGAGGATCGCATAGTCGTCGAGGAACCCCGACATCTCCGGCGGCGCGCTCTTCGGCGTCGGCTGACGAGCCGGCGCGCACGCAGCCACGACGAGGAGCACGAGCACGAGGGGACGCCGCATCGGTGCGGCTTTAGTCTGCCGTCGGGTCGAAGGGCAAGAGCCGGGTCTGGCGGGCGAGCGAAGATCGCTGGTAGAGTCCGCGCCGGCATGGGAACGACGGCACGACGCACCTTGCTCGCGGTCGCGATCCTGCTCGCTGGTGCCGCGTCGGCGCGCGCCACGCAGTACGACGGCTGGGGCGATACGGGGTGGGGCTACGCGAGCAAGCGCGAGTGCTGCAGCGACGCGATCGCGATCGCCCAGCAGTACAGCGCGCAGGCGTGCGTCACCGCCGGGGGCACGCCGCGGCCACCCATGGGCGCGGGGCAGCGCGGCGTCTGCACGTCGCAGTGGCTGCAAGCCGGGGACGGCAGCATCTCCTACCGCTGCTACGGCGAAGCGTCCGTGTGGTGCCGCTGAGCCGGCGGCTCAGCGCGGCGGGACCGGGTAGCGTTCGAACATCTGCTGCACCGCGGGCTCGATGCGCTTGCCGCGCGCGTCGCTCTCGATGACCGCGGTCGCGGCCGCGCGCCAGGCGACGCGGCGTGAGGCGACGTCGACGATCTCGATCGTGAGCGTGCCCCGCTCGTAGCCCATGAAGGCGTCGCCCATGTCCTTGCCGCCGCCTTCGGCGCGGTAGGAGAGGTAGTCCTTGAACGAGGAGGTCGAATCCTCCTGGAGCTTGATGTTGTAGCGGACGACGAAGTCGGGCTTGCCCACCGTGTCCGGCACGTAGCCGCGCGCGGCGAGCTCGCGGTCGACGGCGCTGCGCACGTACCAGTCGATCAGCTTCTCGCGCTCGCTGTAGCCGCTGCTCTGGTCGATCGGCGGCAGCCACCACCGGTAGGTGCGGTAGCCCGAGACGTTCGCCCACGGGAGCGTTTCGGCGGCGACCTGGATCTTCACGGGCGCCGCGGGGGCGAGCCCGCAGGCGGTGCACGTGACGACGGCGAGCGCGGCGACGAACCGTCGAACCCACCCGTGCACCCCCACGGGACCCCTTGTGCCCGGCTCCGGGGCCGGGATCAACCGTCAGGCCGCCGTCGCCGCGACGCGCGCGATCTCGCGACGGCGATCGAAATCCTCGCCCACCTGCTCGTCGTGCGTCGCGACCGCCTCGAGATCCACGTCGGCGAAGCCGATCACGCCCATGTCGGCGTAGGCCTTCTGGATCCGCGGGCCCCAGAGACCGATCTCCTTCACCGTCGGCACGATGCGGGTGAAGAGGCTCGAGCGGTAGATGCGCAGGAGCTCGGAGCGATCGGTGTACTTGGTGCACTCGTCCACGGGCAGGCCCAGCGTCTCCCACACCTCCTCGCCGAGGAAGCGATCGCGGAGCAGGTAGCAGCCCTCGACCGCGAACTCCTCGCGCTCGTCGCGTTCCTTCTGCGTCAAGTGCGGATAGTAGTCGCGCAGCGCGAGGCGACCGAACGCGACGTGCCGCGCCTCGTCCTGCATGACGTAGGCGTTGACCGACGCCGCGAGCGGGTTCGTCGACTGGTCACGGATGAGGCCGAACGCGGCCAAGGCCACGCCCTCGATCAGCACCTGCATGCCGAGGTACGTGAAGTCCCACCGCGAGTCGGCGAGCGTCTGCTCGATCAGCTTCTGGAGGTGGGGATTGATCGGATAGGCCAGCTCGAACTTCTCGTGCAGGAGGCGCGAATAGGCCTCCACGTGCCGCGCCTCGTCGATCACCTGCGTCGCGGCGTAGAACTTCGCGTCCATGCTCGGAACCTGCTGCACGATCTTGGCCGTGCACACGAGCGCTCCCTGCTCGCCGTGCAGGAACTGCGAGAGCTGCCAGGCCTGGAAGTGCCGGCGCAGGTTCGCCTTCTCCTTGGCCGTCAGCCGATCCCACACGGGCGAGCCGAAGATCGGCACCGTCTCGTCGGGAAGCCCGGAAGGGTTTTCCGGGTCCAGCTCCTGCGACCAGTCGATCCGCTCGTTGGCGTTCCACTGCAGCCGCTTGCCCTTCTCGTACAAGTTGAGGAGCTTCTCGCGGCCGTCCTGGTACTCCCAGCGGAAGCTGGCATCGAATCGCTGCGGCGCGTTCCACTCCGTGCCCTCGGTCGGTCGTGCGTACAGGTTTTGCGTCGTCATGGCGGCATCATTCGCATTGCGCCCCGTCCGGCAGAAGTGTACGGCTCGCCAGGGACTGGTCATTTCACGCCATGCGGAAGTGGGCCGACGCGCTGCCGATGCCGATCGCGTACTTCCAGCTCGCCCTGCGCGAGCTCGGCCCGACGCCGCAAGACCGGTCCACACTGAGCGAGGGCACGGGTGTCTCGCCGGACGAGACGAGTGCCGACATCACCCTCGGGCAGCAGATGCGACTGATCCGCAACCTGAACGCGCTCCGCCCCCCGGGATGGGCCCTCCAGGTGGGCGCGCTCTTCGACGCGTCGACGCACGGGCCGGTCGCATTCGCCTCCATCAGCGCGCCCACGCTGGCCGACAGCCTCGCCGTCATCGCGCGGTACGCGCACGTTCGCGCGCCGTGGTTCCGCTTCGACGTCCGGCGCGATGCGCGGCGCTTCACGCTCCGCGTCGACGAGCGCGTGGAGCTGGCGGACGAAGAGCGTGTCCCGATGCTCGAGATGCTGCTGCTCGCCATCCAGAACCTCGTCGAGCGCGTGTACCGGCTCGACATGCGCCAGGCGTCGTTCGACTTCGCGTACCCGTCTCCGCCGTACGCAGACGAATACGCGGCGTGCTTTCATGGGCCGGTGCGCTTCGACGCCGCGGACACCGCGCTGTCGCTGCCGGCGGGCTGGCTCGGGCTCAAGTCCCCCCTGGCGGACCCGGTGATGTACGAAGCGTCGGTCCGCAAGCTCGACACGCTCGCGCGCGGTCTCGACGCCGACGACTATCTCGTGACGCGGGTCGAGCAGCTCGTCGCATCGAGCCGCGACGCCGGTCCGTCGCTCGAAGCCGCCGCGCGGCGCCTGCACGTGTCCGGCCGGACGCTCGTCCGCCGGCTCCAGCGCGCGGGCACGACGTATCGCGAGCTGGTCGACGCGCAGCGCCGCGAGCGCGCCGAAGCGCTCCTGCGCGAGCCGCATCTCGACATCGCCGAGATCAGCCACGCGCTCGGCTACGGCGATCCGGCCAACTTCGGCCGGGCCTGCCGGCGCTGGTTCGGCGCGGCGCCGAGCGCATATCGCAAGCGCCTGATCGGCTGAGCGCCGGACGCGCCGGCCCGCGCCGTCGTGAGTCGTTTCGACCCGGGTATCCAAACGATACGTGGGCGTCCTTCGCAGGGCGCCGATCCGACGCGCATTTCGGCCGGCACGCGCCGTGCACTCGTCCCCTCGCCAGAGCCGAGCCGGCGAATCCGGAGCGGCGGACGGACCGGGCGCCCGAAGCGCCCCAACAGCGAGGTGGACATGACATCGATGACGAACGTAGCGCTCCTGGCACTCGCGCTCGCCGCGAGTCTCACCGTGACGCCGGCCATGGCCGCCAAGCGTTGCCGCGTCCTGTGTCGCGAGGCCGTCCAGGCGTGCGTCTCCGACGCGCGCGCGCGGATCGTGTGCACGGGCCTGCGCGGCCACGATCGCGCCCAGTGCAAGCGCGACCTCCACGCCGCGATCCGCATCTGCAAGCGCAACAGCGGTCCGATCCTCCAGGCCTGCAAGGCGTCGACGAACCCCGACACCTGCTCGCCGTCCGGCGCGTTCCTCGACGGCGAGCTGGGGAGCTGACGATGGCGCGCACGGCAGCGGCGAGCACCTCCTTCCAATCACATCGGACGGCGATCGGCGCGCCCGTCGATCCCGAGACGGTCGGGAGCTGGATCGAGCACGAGACGCTCCTGCCCCAGCAGTTCATCCGCAACGCTCGCGCCGCCTGCGCAACGCCCGAGCGGCGGCTCATGGCCGCGGTCCTCGGCGACGCGATCGCCGTGTACATGAAGTACGCCGGCTGCCGGGTCGGACGGAACGCGTGGCTGTTCGCGGAGGCGAATCGCTGGTTCCAGAGCCGCGACCGCGAGTGGCCCTTCTCGTTCGAGCGCATCTGCGAGGCGTTCGATTTCGAGCCGAGCGTGATCCGCCGGGTCCTGTTCGACCATGCGGCGAAGGCCGTGCCGAGCGTCCGCGCGAAGGCGCCGCTCGAGCTGCGGCGGGCGCCCGTCGTCCGGCGTGGCTCGGTTCGCCTGCGCGGCCGCGCCGCGATGTCGGCCGACTGAAACCGCGAACGCGTCAGGCGCGACGGCCGGCGATGAGCCCGTCGTCGATCCAGCGCGCGAGTAGCGCCCCCGCCTGCTCCGCCGCGGCCTCCGGACTCGCGTGTGCGGCCACGGCTTCGCAGATCTCCGCGAACGTTCCCCCCGCCGTGAGGACGGCGAGCGCGTCCACTTCGAGCACGTCGATCGCGGCGTGAAAGACGGCGAAGTCCTGCCGCCACACGCGAAGCCGGGTCGGCCGCGCAGCGACGTCCGTGCGCTCCGGCGCCGCCCAGACTTCGTGGGCGGGCCAGTCGCAGCGAAGGATCTCGAGCGCCGCGATCGGGTCGAAGCGGAGATCGCCCCACTCCTGCGGTGCGATCGCGCAGAGATCGGTGGCCCGCATCGCGACGGCGTCGGGCGCGTCGAAGGCGTTCACCCTCGCCAGCTCGAGCCGCGCGAGATCGCCGAGCCACGCGCGCGATCTTGCGAGCTCGTCGCCGGCGAGGAAGGCGGGAAGGTGGCGGCCCAGGTGTCGCACCGACGGATGCTCCGAGGGATGCGCCACGACGTAGCGGCGCGCGAGCGCGTCGAAGTCCTCGCCGAGCGCCTCGTGCGTCTTGGGGTAGTCCTCGCGCAGCACGGAGACGAGGCGCCAGACGTACATGTCCTGGTAGATCCCGATGCGCGCTCCGGGCTCGAGCGACGCCGTCGGCAGCACGGTCGAGACGAGTCCTGCGTCGGGCTCGCCCGTGTGGAGCGAGCGCCAGAACCCGGCCTGGATGTCACGCAGATCGGGCACAGGCATCGACCAGCACCTCGGCCTCGGCGGCGCGGGCGCGCTCGGCTTCGGTGAGAACGTCTTCGAACGGCGGAATGTGGTCGTCCCACTCGACGAGCGTGGAGATGCGACCGAATCGGCGCACGGCGGAGCGATAGAGGTCCCACACCTCGGCGCGCACCGGATGATCGTGCGTGTCGAGCAGGTGGGTGCCGTTGTCCGTGTGGCCGGCGAGATGGATCTGGCCGACCCGCCCGACCGGAATGCCCGCCAGATACTCGTAGGCGTCGAAGCCGTGGTTCACGGCCGACACGTAGATGTTGTTGACGTCGAGCAGGATGCCGCAATCGGCGCGCTCGGCGACCGCCGCGAGGAACTCCCACTCGGGCATGGTCGAGTGCGCGAACGCGACGTAGCTCGACACGTTCTCGACCAGCATCTGCCGCCCGAGCCTCTCCTGGACCACCTGTACGCGCCCCACGACGTGCGCCAGCGCCTCGTCGGTGTACGGCAGCGGCAGGAGATCGTGGGCATAGTGCTTGCCGTAGTTTCCCCAGCAGAGGTGATCGGAGATCCATGCCGGCTGATAGCGCGCGGCGAGCGCACGCAACTCGACGAGATAGGCGTCGTTCAACGGATCGGTCGCGCCGAGCGAGAGCGACACGCCATGCAGCACGATCGGACGCTCGGCGCGCACGCGCTCGAGCACGTGGAGCGGGCGCCCGCCGCGCAGCATGAAGTTCTCGGAGATGACCTCGAACCAATCCGCGCGCCGGCCGTCGTCGAGGATGGCCGGGTAGTGCTGCGGTCGCAGGCCGACGCCGTGACCGAGGTAGGGAACCGAGATCGCCATGACGTCGAACGCGGGCTCCGGACCGCATGGCCCGGAGCCCGCGCCGTGACTAGTGCTTCTCGCCCTCGACGACCTTGCCACCCTTGGTCTTGCAGTCGGCCGCGGAGGCCTTCACGTTGCCCTGGCCCTTGCAACCGTTCTGGCCGGCACAGGAGTGCCCGCCGCCGGCGCACGTGCCCTGTCCCTTGCACGCATTGATGCCCGAGCAGGTCACCTGATCGCCGCCCGCCTTCTCTTCGGCCCGGGCCGTGACGGCGCCCGAGAGGAACAACGCGGCGGCCGCGCTGGCGATGAGAATCCCCGTGGTCTTCTTGGTCATGATTCGTCTCCTCCTCCTGTTGGAGTGTTGGTTGCCCGATTAGACGCCGCGGGCCTCCCGGCGTTACACGATCGCGCCGCCGCAGCCCGAGCCCGCCCCGGCCGTGCAGCCGAAGCAGTGGGACCCCGTGACGATGCGCTCGTCTTCCAACGTACGGACGTCGTCCAGCTCCCAGATGGTCCGGGGGCCCCGGGCGCCGATCGCGAGGTCGAGCATCTGGTTGAAGTCGCAGTCGTAGAGCTTGCCGTCCCATCCGACGCTCACGAGGTGACGGCACATGAGGCCGGGGATGGTGGCGGTGTTGAAGTGGTTCACGAGCAGCCCCATGTATCGATCGTGCTCGCCCGTACGGGCGAGGTCCGCCGCGAAACGGGCGATGGGCATGTTGGTTATGGTGCGGAGCGCGTGGAACTCGATCCCGAAGTGGCGCCGGAGCTCCTCGTGGTAGCGCGCTTCCAGCTCGGCCTGCATGCCGGGCAGGAACGCGCCGACGGGATTGTAGACGAGATCCAGCCGCAGCGGTGATCCGGCGCACCCGTACCCCAGGTCGTTCAGGAGCTGCAGGGCCCGCACGCTGCCGTCGAACACGCCGCGGCCGCGCTGCTTGTCGACGTTGTCCGCCGTGTAGCAGGGCAGCGAGCAGACGAGCTCCACCTGATTCGCCCGATAGAACTCGGGCAGCCACGCCATGCCCTCGACGAACACGACGGTCAGGTTGCAGCGCACGATCACCGTCCGGCCGAGCGCACGTGCCCGTTCGACGAGACGGCGGAAGCCGGGATTCAGCTCGGGCGCGCCGCCGGTGAGATCGAGCGTTTCGAGCCCCGGGTTCGCCGCGAGGACGTCGAGCACGCGGTCGGCTGTGGCACCCGCCATGATCTCCGTGCGCTTGGGTCCAGCGTCGACGTGGCAGTGATGGCAGGCCTGGTTGCAGAGCTTGCCGACGTTCACCTGCAGCGTGCGCGGCACCGCGCGACGGAGCCCGCCGACCCCGTTCACGGCGAGCGCGGCCTCGAAGTCGATCGGGGAGGCAAGGCCCACGGCGCACTCCTTAGCTCGTAGTCGGCGGCCTGGGAACACCGGCCGCGGCTGGGCGCGTGTGACACGCGGGTCAACGAGATGGGTCACGTCTGACCCACTCCGGAGACCCTTCTCCTCGGATTCCCGCCGTGGCCCGAGAGGCCTGCTCCTTGCTTCTCTCGGACCACAGAGCCGAACGTCGTGGCCTCCCCCCACGACGACCTCCATGCTCTCCTCCTGCCCGGTAACAACCGACGGGGGCGGCGATCCCTCCCCGGTCGCCGCCCCCGAACGGGCAGACCCGAAACAGCTCTTCCGGCCTCCCACCGTCCACAGGTAGAGTCGGCGACCATGCTGCGCATCATGGTTGCCGCTCTCGCCGTCCTGGGTTTCGTGGCCGGTGCGCGCGCGGCCTCGCTCGACGCCTTCGCACGCTGCCTGCGCGACCGCGGGGCGACGTTCTACGGCGCGTCGTGGTGCCCGCAGTGCGCCAAGCAGCGCCGGCTGTTCGGCACCTCGGAGCGCTTCCTTCGCTATGTCGAGTGCGCCGACGAGGGTGGCGACCAGACCGCCGCCTGCGGCCGGGCCGGGATCACCGGCTATCCCACCTGGGAGTTCGCCGACGGGACGCGCGTGGCCGGGCGGCTCTCGCTCGAGCAGCTCGGCCAGCGCGCGGGCTGCAAGTTGCCGGATTGACGGGCGGTCAACCGCGGGTGGTCGAAGATCGTTGACCCCACGACGTCCCCGCGGCATTTGAATTACTGACCGGTCCGTATCGTAAATGCGCCCCGTCGCCCCAGCCGTCCGCCACCAGCGCCCTTCGCGCGGGCGTCCCCCCACCCCCGGTCTTCGCGAGGCGATCCTGGCCGCTGCTCAGGGCGTCTTCACGCGGCGCGACTACCACGAGGTGCAGATGGACGGCGTCGCGCGCGCCTGCGGTGTCGGCAAGGGTACCATCTACCGGTACTTCCGCACCAAGCGCGAGCTGTATCTCGCGGTCATGTTCGGCGGCATCGAGCGGCTGCGCGCGGAGCTCGAAGCGGCGGTACGAACCCGGGAGTCGCCGGTCGCGAAGATCGAGCACGTCGTGCGACGCACGCTCGGCTACTTCTGGGACCAGCGGCATTTCTTCGCCCTCATCCATCGCAACGAGCACCGCCCCGACGACGACGCGCGCGACTGGGTCCTGCAGCGCGCGCGCCTCGTCCGGCCGGTGCAGAGTGCGATCGACCAGGCGATCGCCGGCGGGCACGTCCGCCGGATGGATTCGCGGCTGGCGACCGAGATGCTCTTCGGCATGATGCGCGCCGCCAGCCGCTACCGCGGACGCGACGACGACCTCGAAACGCTCGTCGCGACCGTCGTCGACGTCTTCCTGCACGGGACCGGCAAGCGCGGCGCGGCGCGGCCGAGCGCGAGGGTGGCGTAGGTGCCGCTGCGTCGCGCGACGGCACTCATCGCC
The DNA window shown above is from Candidatus Eisenbacteria bacterium and carries:
- a CDS encoding DNA-binding domain-containing protein — encoded protein: MPVPDLRDIQAGFWRSLHTGEPDAGLVSTVLPTASLEPGARIGIYQDMYVWRLVSVLREDYPKTHEALGEDFDALARRYVVAHPSEHPSVRHLGRHLPAFLAGDELARSRAWLGDLARLELARVNAFDAPDAVAMRATDLCAIAPQEWGDLRFDPIAALEILRCDWPAHEVWAAPERTDVAARPTRLRVWRQDFAVFHAAIDVLEVDALAVLTAGGTFAEICEAVAAHASPEAAAEQAGALLARWIDDGLIAGRRA
- a CDS encoding cytochrome c3 family protein; protein product: MSRKTKRSRPAAAPPAPPPGRGRMLAAVAVVALIVAVALVARRANEPSGDAHRAPAPEPPTPAAYVGRQVCAECHADQAQRWQGSHHDLAMQVADDRTALGNFDGTSFTYAGVTSYFYRRGGKPFVYTDGPDGAMREYAVAYTFGVDPLQQYLVPMPGGRYQALSIAWDSRPAASGGQRWFHLYPNDTIGHDDVLHWTRPSQNWNDRCARCHSTDLRKGYRLDGDRYETTWSELDVSCEACHGPASTHVAKARAKASPAEIRAALGVRLGDPEPATWVFEGPSGIAHRTPARTSHEEVETCAPCHTRRGEIGDAAVPGRPLLDGYRPALLETGLYFADGQIEDEVYEYGSFLQSAMFRAGVTCSDCHDPHSLKLRAPGNGVCLQCHAPEKYDVAAHHRHAPDSGAQCASCHMPTRTYMVVDPRRDPSIRIPRPDLSVSLGTPNACNGCHADKSPQ
- a CDS encoding TetR/AcrR family transcriptional regulator, with the translated sequence MRPVAPAVRHQRPSRGRPPTPGLREAILAAAQGVFTRRDYHEVQMDGVARACGVGKGTIYRYFRTKRELYLAVMFGGIERLRAELEAAVRTRESPVAKIEHVVRRTLGYFWDQRHFFALIHRNEHRPDDDARDWVLQRARLVRPVQSAIDQAIAGGHVRRMDSRLATEMLFGMMRAASRYRGRDDDLETLVATVVDVFLHGTGKRGAARPSARVA
- a CDS encoding ferritin-like domain-containing protein gives rise to the protein MTTQNLYARPTEGTEWNAPQRFDASFRWEYQDGREKLLNLYEKGKRLQWNANERIDWSQELDPENPSGLPDETVPIFGSPVWDRLTAKEKANLRRHFQAWQLSQFLHGEQGALVCTAKIVQQVPSMDAKFYAATQVIDEARHVEAYSRLLHEKFELAYPINPHLQKLIEQTLADSRWDFTYLGMQVLIEGVALAAFGLIRDQSTNPLAASVNAYVMQDEARHVAFGRLALRDYYPHLTQKERDEREEFAVEGCYLLRDRFLGEEVWETLGLPVDECTKYTDRSELLRIYRSSLFTRIVPTVKEIGLWGPRIQKAYADMGVIGFADVDLEAVATHDEQVGEDFDRRREIARVAATAA
- a CDS encoding DUF3313 domain-containing protein, with the protein product MRRPLVLVLLVVAACAPARQPTPKSAPPEMSGFLDDYAILQPGGPGEADLRYRNPNADWKKYDKALFEPVTIWRSGRKSLDEIPEADLQRLAIGQSAAVKACLRKEIQLVDQPGPGTMRIRLALTLAKGDDPVLDVYTMVGGKPAKGTAQRPLAPTTRAFVAAAAIEGEVSDSVTREVLAEGVNRSFAHQSRHDHPETWEDVDENFQHWATWLCGRLRAVREGQPSAPAP
- a CDS encoding AraC family transcriptional regulator ligand-binding domain-containing protein — its product is MRKWADALPMPIAYFQLALRELGPTPQDRSTLSEGTGVSPDETSADITLGQQMRLIRNLNALRPPGWALQVGALFDASTHGPVAFASISAPTLADSLAVIARYAHVRAPWFRFDVRRDARRFTLRVDERVELADEERVPMLEMLLLAIQNLVERVYRLDMRQASFDFAYPSPPYADEYAACFHGPVRFDAADTALSLPAGWLGLKSPLADPVMYEASVRKLDTLARGLDADDYLVTRVEQLVASSRDAGPSLEAAARRLHVSGRTLVRRLQRAGTTYRELVDAQRRERAEALLREPHLDIAEISHALGYGDPANFGRACRRWFGAAPSAYRKRLIG
- a CDS encoding DUF4136 domain-containing protein, producing MGVHGWVRRFVAALAVVTCTACGLAPAAPVKIQVAAETLPWANVSGYRTYRWWLPPIDQSSGYSEREKLIDWYVRSAVDRELAARGYVPDTVGKPDFVVRYNIKLQEDSTSSFKDYLSYRAEGGGKDMGDAFMGYERGTLTIEIVDVASRRVAWRAAATAVIESDARGKRIEPAVQQMFERYPVPPR
- a CDS encoding DUF692 domain-containing protein, producing MAISVPYLGHGVGLRPQHYPAILDDGRRADWFEVISENFMLRGGRPLHVLERVRAERPIVLHGVSLSLGATDPLNDAYLVELRALAARYQPAWISDHLCWGNYGKHYAHDLLPLPYTDEALAHVVGRVQVVQERLGRQMLVENVSSYVAFAHSTMPEWEFLAAVAERADCGILLDVNNIYVSAVNHGFDAYEYLAGIPVGRVGQIHLAGHTDNGTHLLDTHDHPVRAEVWDLYRSAVRRFGRISTLVEWDDHIPPFEDVLTEAERARAAEAEVLVDACARSA
- the arsS gene encoding arsenosugar biosynthesis radical SAM (seleno)protein ArsS (Some members of this family are selenoproteins.); the protein is MGLASPIDFEAALAVNGVGGLRRAVPRTLQVNVGKLCNQACHHCHVDAGPKRTEIMAGATADRVLDVLAANPGLETLDLTGGAPELNPGFRRLVERARALGRTVIVRCNLTVVFVEGMAWLPEFYRANQVELVCSLPCYTADNVDKQRGRGVFDGSVRALQLLNDLGYGCAGSPLRLDLVYNPVGAFLPGMQAELEARYHEELRRHFGIEFHALRTITNMPIARFAADLARTGEHDRYMGLLVNHFNTATIPGLMCRHLVSVGWDGKLYDCDFNQMLDLAIGARGPRTIWELDDVRTLEDERIVTGSHCFGCTAGAGSGCGGAIV